Proteins from a genomic interval of Flammeovirgaceae bacterium SG7u.111:
- a CDS encoding DUF4291 domain-containing protein translates to MTSSEISILPINNTPLPKEVLNQKILMKEKNIRAVYEENIITVYQAYRSAIAHPAVQHQKFVPPFKMERMTWIKPSFLWMMYRCGWAEKEGQEHVLAIKIKREGWEWALKNSCLSHFIKDIHLSQEAWKTSLQNSPVRIQWDPEKDIHLNNLPYRSIQMGLTGIAVEKYVNEWIVEIEDISEKCKHIHLLINKNKIEEAIQLLPQEKVYPLPEDLKAIIDAS, encoded by the coding sequence TTGACTTCTTCCGAAATTTCGATTTTGCCTATAAACAACACTCCGCTACCAAAAGAGGTACTAAATCAGAAAATACTTATGAAAGAAAAAAATATTAGAGCAGTATATGAAGAGAATATAATTACTGTATACCAAGCCTACCGGTCAGCAATTGCCCATCCTGCAGTGCAACACCAAAAATTTGTACCTCCTTTTAAAATGGAACGAATGACATGGATCAAACCTTCTTTTTTATGGATGATGTATCGGTGCGGGTGGGCAGAAAAAGAAGGTCAAGAACATGTATTGGCTATTAAAATAAAACGTGAGGGTTGGGAGTGGGCATTGAAAAATTCATGTTTATCGCACTTTATAAAAGACATTCACCTATCACAAGAAGCATGGAAAACCTCTTTGCAAAATTCACCTGTCCGTATTCAATGGGATCCTGAAAAAGACATTCATTTGAACAACTTACCATATCGCTCTATCCAAATGGGGTTGACCGGTATAGCTGTTGAAAAGTATGTAAATGAATGGATTGTGGAAATAGAAGATATTTCTGAAAAGTGTAAACATATCCACTTACTTATCAACAAAAATAAAATAGAGGAAGCAATCCAATTACTTCCTCAGGAAAAAGTGTATCCTTTGCCAGAAGATTTAAAAGCTATAATAGATGCCTCATAA
- a CDS encoding MBL fold metallo-hydrolase has translation MKVVIKLIKKIGAIVGILLLLLAVIGGLFVNISPEFGGEHNEERIKIYSESGHYKEGKFENLIPTSMDMDFFGFIGVMGEFIKGNPTRQPKGDIPVNKMDSISLVNSPKSLTRIYWFGHSAFLLEIEGKNILIDPMLGETPSPVPFMGAKRYSRSLPIEIEKLPKIDAVILSHDHYDHLDYGSILKLKAKVSEFYMPLGVGAHLKEWGVDEEKIHELNWWDTISLDSLAFTCAPSRHFSGRGLTDRFTTLWGSWIIQSPTQTIYFSGDGGYGPHFKEIGEKYGPFDFAMMECGQYNKQWANIHMMPEETAQASVDLQAKMMMPIHWGAFTLALHSWTDPIERVSVKAKELGMPMTTPQIGEPIILNENIFPNSKWWKGIE, from the coding sequence ATGAAAGTAGTTATAAAGCTGATTAAGAAAATAGGGGCAATTGTTGGTATTTTACTTCTTTTGCTCGCAGTGATTGGGGGGCTTTTTGTGAATATCAGCCCAGAGTTTGGGGGTGAACACAATGAGGAGCGAATAAAAATATACAGCGAATCGGGGCATTACAAAGAGGGGAAATTTGAAAACCTAATCCCTACTTCCATGGATATGGACTTTTTTGGGTTTATAGGTGTGATGGGAGAATTTATAAAAGGAAACCCTACTCGGCAGCCCAAAGGAGATATTCCGGTAAACAAGATGGATTCCATTAGTTTGGTGAATAGCCCTAAAAGTCTAACTCGCATTTATTGGTTTGGGCATTCAGCATTTTTGTTGGAGATAGAAGGAAAGAATATTTTGATAGACCCGATGTTGGGAGAAACGCCTTCCCCAGTTCCGTTTATGGGTGCGAAGAGGTACAGCAGATCCTTGCCAATTGAAATTGAAAAGCTTCCCAAGATTGATGCAGTAATTCTTTCCCACGACCATTACGACCACCTAGACTACGGTTCTATTCTAAAACTGAAAGCCAAAGTTTCCGAGTTTTATATGCCCTTAGGTGTGGGGGCTCATCTGAAAGAATGGGGAGTGGACGAGGAGAAAATTCACGAACTTAATTGGTGGGATACGATTTCCCTCGATTCGTTAGCGTTCACTTGTGCACCATCAAGACATTTTTCAGGAAGGGGACTGACGGATAGATTTACCACCCTTTGGGGGTCATGGATCATCCAATCACCTACCCAAACTATTTATTTTAGTGGAGATGGTGGCTATGGGCCTCACTTTAAGGAAATTGGGGAGAAATATGGCCCTTTTGATTTTGCGATGATGGAATGTGGTCAATACAACAAGCAATGGGCAAATATCCATATGATGCCAGAGGAAACAGCACAGGCTTCGGTAGATTTACAAGCAAAAATGATGATGCCGATCCACTGGGGAGCATTTACCTTGGCGCTGCATAGCTGGACCGACCCGATAGAGCGAGTTTCGGTGAAAGCGAAAGAGCTAGGAATGCCGATGACCACCCCGCAAATAGGCGAGCCAATTATATTGAATGAAAATATTTTTCCAAACTCAAAATGGTGGAAAGGGATTGAATAG
- a CDS encoding DM13 domain-containing protein, which translates to MPKLSVIWFLLLLLSGCIGTDILEIEMMDPEIKITSNIMSIKVGEEAQFKAVFFDEVGDMTTTGFTWTSTDESIISIDNNGLASALKEGKVIIEATKGGISDAINVEAGSETIEVLTQRTGTFTGLNNYSVEGTFGITENRQLVFQENFKADSGPGLYVYLSNNATSVQGGVELGMLKSSNGLQEYDLPSGIEANTYDHVIIHCKPFNVPFGTGKFE; encoded by the coding sequence ATGCCAAAACTTAGTGTTATTTGGTTCCTATTGCTCCTGCTTAGCGGGTGCATAGGAACCGATATTCTGGAAATTGAAATGATGGATCCAGAAATCAAGATCACCAGCAACATCATGAGTATTAAGGTAGGAGAGGAAGCTCAGTTCAAAGCTGTTTTCTTCGATGAAGTAGGCGATATGACCACAACGGGTTTCACTTGGACCTCTACAGATGAAAGTATTATTTCGATCGACAATAATGGTCTTGCTTCAGCTCTGAAAGAAGGTAAAGTGATCATTGAAGCTACAAAAGGAGGTATTTCCGACGCTATTAATGTAGAAGCTGGTTCTGAAACTATCGAAGTTCTCACGCAAAGAACTGGCACTTTTACAGGTTTGAACAATTATTCGGTAGAAGGTACTTTCGGTATTACGGAAAACCGTCAACTTGTTTTCCAAGAAAATTTCAAAGCAGACAGTGGACCTGGTTTGTATGTATACCTTTCCAATAATGCCACTTCAGTGCAAGGAGGCGTGGAATTGGGTATGCTCAAATCTAGTAATGGCTTGCAAGAATATGACCTGCCCTCGGGAATAGAAGCAAATACGTATGACCATGTCATTATCCACTGCAAGCCATTTAATGTTCCTTTTGGGACTGGAAAATTTGAATAA
- a CDS encoding anti-sigma factor yields MKNVILLASLLGLLFMSSCKDDEDNSSTQKMKLAINGLEDLGSDYAYEGWIIVNGSPKTTGTFTVNSSGALSQTEFDVEMADLQSASAFVLTIEPIPDNDPAPSDVHILAGDLTKGAGSLSVGHGAALGSDFASSAGKFILATPTDGMDNNENSGVWFLDPAAGPGAGLTLPTLPAGWKYEGWAVIGGTPVSSGTFSAVDAADDAAPFSGSEPGPPFPGEDFLMNAPSGLTFPTDLSGATMVISIEPVPDNSSAPFLLKPLVGAAPANAMDHTAYGMNQNLGSLPTGSVSAE; encoded by the coding sequence ATGAAAAACGTAATCTTACTTGCAAGCTTGTTAGGGCTTTTATTTATGAGCTCTTGCAAAGACGACGAAGACAATTCTTCGACACAAAAAATGAAATTGGCGATCAACGGGTTGGAAGACCTCGGTTCTGATTATGCCTACGAGGGCTGGATAATTGTAAATGGTAGCCCAAAAACAACTGGTACTTTTACTGTGAACAGCAGCGGAGCCTTATCACAAACCGAGTTTGATGTGGAGATGGCTGACCTTCAAAGTGCCAGCGCTTTTGTACTTACCATAGAGCCAATTCCAGATAATGACCCAGCACCAAGCGATGTACATATCTTAGCTGGAGATCTGACGAAAGGGGCAGGCTCACTAAGCGTAGGGCACGGCGCAGCTCTAGGAAGTGATTTTGCTAGCTCGGCAGGCAAATTTATCTTGGCAACGCCTACCGATGGGATGGACAACAATGAGAATAGTGGTGTATGGTTCCTCGACCCTGCTGCTGGACCTGGTGCTGGGTTAACTTTACCTACACTTCCCGCTGGTTGGAAATACGAAGGATGGGCGGTTATAGGTGGCACTCCTGTCTCTTCTGGTACATTTTCAGCAGTTGATGCTGCAGACGATGCCGCCCCGTTTAGCGGAAGCGAACCAGGCCCTCCATTCCCAGGTGAAGATTTCCTTATGAACGCTCCTAGCGGACTTACTTTCCCAACTGACCTATCTGGAGCTACTATGGTCATCAGCATAGAGCCAGTTCCTGATAACAGTTCTGCTCCTTTCTTGTTAAAACCATTGGTGGGAGCTGCGCCGGCAAATGCAATGGACCATACTGCTTATGGTATGAACCAGAACCTTGGCTCGCTTCCTACTGGTAGTGTAAGTGCAGAATAA
- a CDS encoding response regulator transcription factor produces the protein MKNVLIIEDDKEIVQLLEIHLNDLSCQISKAYDGESGLHKALSENPDLIILDIMLPKMDGIEVCQKIRANNVHSPIMMLTAKSEEIDRVLGLEVGADDYLTKPFSVREFIARVKAIFRRTKMIQESLADDHKLLLEFDNLVIDTNKRKVTVDGKKADLSPKEFELLVLLASHPGKSYDRSTLLNLVWGYDFDGYDHTVNSHINRLRAKIEPDMANPKYILTMWGVGYKFNEEID, from the coding sequence ATGAAAAATGTACTAATAATAGAAGATGACAAGGAGATTGTTCAATTGCTAGAAATCCATTTGAATGATCTTTCTTGCCAGATTTCAAAAGCTTACGATGGGGAAAGCGGTTTGCACAAGGCTCTTTCGGAGAACCCTGATTTGATCATTCTCGATATCATGTTGCCTAAAATGGATGGAATAGAGGTTTGCCAAAAAATAAGAGCGAATAATGTGCATTCGCCAATTATGATGCTCACGGCTAAGTCAGAGGAGATAGATAGGGTGTTGGGCTTGGAAGTGGGAGCAGATGATTACCTTACCAAGCCGTTTAGCGTAAGGGAGTTTATAGCGAGGGTAAAAGCTATTTTCCGCCGAACAAAGATGATCCAAGAAAGCTTGGCAGATGACCATAAGCTTTTATTAGAGTTTGACAATTTGGTGATAGATACCAATAAAAGGAAAGTAACTGTGGATGGAAAGAAAGCAGATTTGTCACCCAAAGAGTTTGAGTTATTGGTATTGCTGGCTTCGCATCCAGGGAAAAGCTATGATCGCTCCACCTTGCTCAACTTGGTGTGGGGCTACGATTTTGATGGCTATGACCATACCGTAAATTCACACATAAATAGGTTGAGGGCGAAAATCGAACCCGATATGGCCAATCCTAAATACATCCTTACCATGTGGGGAGTAGGCTACAAGTTCAATGAGGAGATTGATTAA
- a CDS encoding HAMP domain-containing sensor histidine kinase produces MSTSTLSNQLIRKLSISFLLILLLVGLTQILITFYFTRKYFEETTQRLNAEVAAHLINEKFQDTSPFLEDGTVNKPLFGDIMHDMMAVNRGIEVFLLDEKGVVQYSVVLDNDGRGKNVTQVDLQPIKDFLACNKQAYILGDDPRDQDGKKIFSAEAFEIGDHKGYIYIVLAGKAFEEVTDSLFASYFIRLGVGAFSVTLAFAIIIGLLAIWFLTKSLREIIFTVRRFKEGDMLARVPNPERTDLSILATTFNEMADTIVGNIEKLKSVENLRRELIANVSHDLRTPLAIMQGYVETLQIKDEHLDQVEREKYLGILKGSVDKLSHMVFQLFEYSKLEAKEIEPQKEPFSISDLAMDVYYKCQVLAKKKDIKLELEIEEKLPLVFADISLVERVIQNLMDNALKFTPENGAVTIQLKPSHESVEVMIKDNGPGIPENEQSYIFERYRKTENGKTQSGGAGLGLAIAKKILEINNSTIKVISQPNKGTTFQFGLPVYENAMA; encoded by the coding sequence ATGTCAACATCTACTTTGTCAAATCAGCTAATACGGAAATTATCCATTTCCTTTTTGTTGATTCTTCTATTGGTCGGGCTTACCCAGATCCTGATCACTTTTTATTTTACCCGAAAATATTTTGAGGAAACTACTCAGCGACTCAATGCCGAAGTGGCTGCCCACCTTATCAATGAAAAATTTCAAGATACCTCTCCTTTTTTGGAAGATGGAACTGTGAATAAGCCTTTGTTTGGAGATATTATGCACGATATGATGGCGGTAAATCGAGGTATTGAAGTCTTTTTGCTCGATGAAAAAGGGGTGGTGCAATATTCAGTTGTGCTGGACAACGATGGTAGGGGAAAAAATGTCACTCAAGTAGATCTGCAGCCTATCAAGGATTTTTTAGCTTGTAATAAACAGGCATATATCTTGGGAGATGATCCAAGAGACCAAGATGGAAAGAAGATTTTTTCTGCCGAGGCTTTCGAAATTGGTGATCACAAAGGATATATCTATATTGTATTGGCAGGGAAGGCATTTGAAGAAGTTACCGACAGTTTGTTTGCAAGTTATTTTATTCGGCTTGGGGTTGGGGCTTTTTCGGTAACCTTGGCTTTTGCCATTATCATAGGTTTGTTGGCCATTTGGTTTTTGACCAAGAGCCTTCGTGAGATCATATTTACGGTGAGAAGGTTCAAAGAAGGTGATATGCTAGCCCGTGTGCCTAATCCAGAGAGAACAGACCTATCGATTTTGGCCACCACTTTCAACGAAATGGCAGATACGATAGTGGGGAATATTGAAAAGTTGAAATCTGTGGAAAATTTGAGAAGGGAGCTGATTGCCAATGTATCCCATGACCTTCGGACTCCTTTGGCCATTATGCAAGGGTATGTGGAAACCCTCCAAATCAAAGATGAACACCTTGACCAAGTAGAAAGAGAAAAGTATTTGGGGATTTTGAAAGGAAGCGTGGATAAACTGAGCCATATGGTTTTTCAGCTTTTTGAATATTCGAAGTTAGAGGCTAAGGAGATCGAACCGCAAAAAGAGCCCTTTTCCATTTCCGATTTGGCCATGGATGTATATTACAAATGCCAAGTGTTGGCAAAAAAGAAAGATATCAAACTAGAACTTGAAATAGAAGAAAAGCTTCCTTTGGTTTTTGCCGATATAAGTTTGGTAGAGCGTGTAATCCAAAACCTGATGGACAACGCTTTGAAATTTACCCCAGAAAATGGTGCAGTAACTATCCAATTGAAACCTTCTCATGAAAGCGTGGAGGTAATGATAAAAGATAATGGGCCTGGGATTCCAGAAAACGAACAATCGTATATTTTTGAGCGGTACCGGAAAACAGAAAATGGGAAAACTCAGAGTGGAGGGGCAGGGTTAGGCTTGGCTATTGCCAAAAAAATATTAGAGATCAATAATTCTACTATCAAGGTCATTAGCCAGCCCAATAAAGGAACAACTTTCCAGTTTGGCTTACCTGTTTATGAAAATGCTATGGCTTGA
- a CDS encoding nucleoside triphosphate pyrophosphohydrolase family protein — protein MKSPDSLAQVAEFHKTFKHPIQPEPIVPSPERCQLRVSLIAEELKELEKAIEDKDLVEIADALCDIQYVLSGAVLEFGMGEKFKTLFEEVQRSNMSKACKTQEEAEATVKYYTEERGTPCYYKEIDGLYLVYRNGDNKTLKSVNYSPADLAQFLK, from the coding sequence ATGAAAAGCCCCGATTCTTTAGCCCAAGTGGCAGAATTCCACAAAACATTCAAGCACCCGATCCAGCCTGAACCCATCGTCCCTTCACCTGAGCGTTGCCAGCTTCGTGTATCGCTTATAGCCGAAGAGCTAAAGGAGCTGGAAAAAGCTATAGAAGATAAGGATTTGGTGGAAATAGCCGATGCTTTGTGCGATATTCAATATGTCCTTTCTGGGGCTGTATTAGAATTTGGGATGGGCGAGAAATTCAAAACGCTGTTTGAAGAGGTTCAGCGCTCGAACATGAGCAAGGCTTGCAAGACCCAAGAAGAAGCGGAAGCAACAGTGAAATATTATACAGAAGAAAGAGGTACACCTTGCTACTACAAAGAAATAGATGGTTTGTACCTCGTTTATCGCAATGGGGATAACAAAACATTGAAGTCTGTAAACTATTCTCCTGCAGACTTGGCTCAGTTCCTGAAATAG
- the purN gene encoding phosphoribosylglycinamide formyltransferase, giving the protein MKTKEIHIAIFASGTGSNAVNIINYFGKEPNIRFTVLSNNPKAPVLEKAQALGIDTLVFNRKEFNEQQVVLEYLKSVDTELIILAGFLWLVPEYLVKAYPKKIINIHPALLPNYGGKGMYGLKVHKAVIEAGDKESGITIHFVDEIYDHGDVIVQEKCSISDDDTPETLVQKIHALEHEHFPKVIENIIKQ; this is encoded by the coding sequence GTGAAAACCAAAGAAATACATATCGCCATTTTTGCCTCGGGAACAGGTTCCAACGCAGTAAACATAATCAACTACTTTGGCAAAGAGCCTAACATCAGGTTTACCGTGCTTTCAAACAACCCAAAAGCTCCTGTGTTGGAAAAAGCTCAGGCATTAGGCATAGACACTTTGGTTTTCAATCGAAAAGAATTTAACGAACAGCAGGTTGTATTGGAGTACCTCAAATCAGTAGATACCGAACTTATTATATTGGCAGGTTTTCTTTGGCTCGTACCCGAATACTTGGTAAAAGCTTACCCTAAAAAAATCATCAATATCCATCCTGCTTTGCTGCCTAACTATGGGGGAAAAGGCATGTACGGGCTGAAAGTTCACAAAGCAGTAATTGAAGCTGGCGACAAAGAGTCGGGAATCACCATTCATTTTGTAGATGAGATTTACGATCATGGAGACGTCATCGTCCAAGAAAAGTGTAGTATCTCAGACGATGATACCCCCGAAACTCTGGTTCAAAAAATCCATGCATTAGAGCATGAACACTTCCCCAAAGTGATTGAAAATATCATTAAACAATAA
- a CDS encoding geranylgeranylglycerol-phosphate geranylgeranyltransferase, producing the protein MDSLALPKHINIRAITNIYKLVRLPNLLIIIATQYLIRVFLVGSPSNYFSYLKEEKFFLLSLSTLFIAAAGYIINDYYDVKIDIINKPDRVVIGTFMRRRIAMAFHTILNFSGIFIGFYLSPSIGTVNLCSAVWLWLYSNQLKRMPLVGNFSVAFLSAAALLIVELYFRSHNHLIYFFSIFAFFISFIREIIKDMEDIRGDMRYGCKTLPIIWGIRKTKILVYFLLLIFFVSLITLLIYAGNKQVLIYFWLMLMPSIYFIRQLYRADSTKQFHRLSTFCKLAILFGLGMIVLI; encoded by the coding sequence ATGGACAGTCTTGCTTTGCCAAAGCACATAAACATTAGAGCAATCACCAACATTTATAAGTTGGTGAGGCTGCCCAATCTGCTCATTATTATAGCTACCCAATACCTCATCAGAGTTTTTTTGGTGGGATCACCGTCAAACTATTTTAGCTATCTCAAAGAAGAAAAATTTTTTCTTCTCTCTCTATCTACGCTATTTATAGCTGCCGCTGGCTACATCATCAATGACTATTATGATGTGAAAATTGATATTATCAATAAGCCAGATAGAGTCGTTATAGGTACTTTCATGAGAAGGCGGATAGCGATGGCTTTTCATACCATTCTAAATTTCAGTGGGATTTTTATTGGTTTTTACCTTTCCCCCTCGATAGGAACTGTAAACCTATGCTCCGCAGTTTGGCTTTGGCTTTATTCCAACCAACTTAAAAGAATGCCTTTAGTTGGAAACTTCAGTGTAGCTTTTCTTTCTGCTGCCGCTTTGCTAATAGTAGAGCTCTATTTCCGTTCCCATAATCACCTCATTTACTTCTTTTCCATTTTCGCCTTTTTTATCTCTTTCATCAGAGAAATAATAAAAGATATGGAAGACATAAGGGGAGATATGCGCTATGGGTGTAAAACACTGCCGATTATTTGGGGAATAAGAAAGACCAAAATACTGGTTTATTTCCTTCTACTCATCTTTTTCGTATCGCTCATTACCTTACTTATTTATGCGGGAAACAAACAGGTCCTGATCTATTTTTGGCTTATGCTCATGCCTTCCATCTACTTCATTCGCCAGCTTTATAGAGCCGATTCTACCAAACAATTTCACCGACTGAGTACTTTTTGCAAACTGGCTATCTTATTTGGGCTAGGTATGATTGTTTTAATTTAA
- a CDS encoding DUF2911 domain-containing protein, producing the protein MKLKFITLTLPLFFLLASCGSNSSENSNANRDTSENAPEQIASPMNKISGEIDGVEVSMQYSSPGVKKRKVWGELVPYGEVWRTGADEATWIEFKSDVLVEGQKVPKGKYSLFTIPNQNEWTLILNKDWEQWGAFDYKQEDDILRVAIIPQINGDKQERLKFSIEDKIIFTWDKLIFSVNIASAKNS; encoded by the coding sequence ATGAAATTAAAATTCATAACACTTACCCTCCCTCTCTTCTTTTTACTAGCTTCCTGTGGATCTAATTCTTCGGAAAATAGCAATGCAAATAGAGATACTTCAGAAAATGCACCCGAACAAATCGCAAGCCCTATGAATAAGATCAGTGGAGAAATTGACGGTGTAGAGGTTTCTATGCAATACAGTTCTCCTGGCGTTAAAAAGAGAAAAGTTTGGGGCGAACTAGTGCCCTATGGAGAAGTGTGGAGAACTGGTGCAGATGAGGCTACTTGGATAGAGTTTAAAAGTGATGTACTAGTAGAAGGTCAAAAAGTACCAAAAGGAAAATACAGCCTTTTTACAATCCCAAATCAAAATGAGTGGACATTGATCTTGAACAAAGATTGGGAACAATGGGGTGCTTTTGACTATAAACAAGAAGATGATATCTTAAGAGTTGCCATCATCCCTCAAATAAATGGTGACAAACAAGAAAGGTTGAAATTCAGTATAGAAGACAAAATCATTTTTACTTGGGATAAGCTCATATTTTCTGTGAATATTGCCTCAGCTAAAAACTCTTAA
- the metK gene encoding methionine adenosyltransferase produces the protein MPYLFTSESVSEGHPDKISDQISDAILDAMLAQDPESRVACETLVTTGLVVVAGEITTKAYVEIPDVIRDTIKKIGYNHDDYKFDAESCGVTVALHSQSPDIAQGVNVGEGVDKEQGAGDQGMMFGYATNETPEYMPMALAFSHRLVKELAKIRKEEPELMPYLRPDAKAQVTIEYKDDEKTPVRVHTIVISTQHDDFAEEAEMLAKIAEDMKAIVIPRVIPAELLDDKTIYHINPTGKFVIGGPHGDAGLTGRKIIVDTYGGKGAHGGGAFSGKDPSKVDRSAAYASRHIAKNVVAAGLADEVLVQVAYAIGVSKPVSLNINTYGTAKVDMDDIQIADKISEIFDMRPKAIIERLELKKPIYSPTAAYGHMGRESYDEEVALNYVTIEETDEFYKETRAKKVEKLSFFTWEKLDYVDKVKEAFGL, from the coding sequence ATGCCATATTTATTTACATCGGAGTCTGTTTCAGAAGGACATCCAGACAAAATCTCAGATCAAATATCTGACGCTATTTTAGATGCCATGTTGGCACAAGACCCTGAATCAAGAGTTGCATGTGAAACTCTCGTAACTACTGGGCTTGTAGTTGTTGCTGGTGAGATCACCACCAAAGCTTATGTAGAAATTCCTGATGTTATTAGGGATACTATAAAAAAAATCGGCTACAATCATGATGATTATAAATTCGATGCCGAATCTTGTGGTGTAACCGTAGCGCTTCATAGCCAATCTCCAGACATCGCCCAAGGCGTAAATGTAGGAGAAGGTGTTGATAAAGAGCAAGGTGCAGGTGACCAAGGTATGATGTTTGGCTATGCTACTAACGAAACTCCGGAGTACATGCCAATGGCTCTAGCGTTCTCTCATAGGTTAGTAAAAGAACTTGCTAAAATCAGAAAAGAGGAACCTGAGTTGATGCCTTACCTCAGGCCCGATGCAAAAGCTCAAGTAACCATCGAGTACAAAGACGATGAAAAAACTCCAGTAAGAGTTCACACAATCGTCATTTCTACCCAACATGACGATTTTGCGGAAGAGGCTGAAATGCTAGCAAAAATCGCTGAAGACATGAAAGCGATCGTTATCCCAAGGGTAATACCTGCGGAGCTTCTCGATGACAAAACCATTTACCATATCAACCCAACTGGTAAGTTCGTAATCGGTGGGCCTCATGGAGACGCTGGGCTTACAGGTAGAAAAATAATTGTTGACACCTACGGAGGCAAAGGAGCTCATGGTGGTGGTGCTTTCTCAGGAAAAGATCCTTCTAAAGTAGATAGGAGTGCAGCTTATGCTTCTAGACATATTGCTAAAAATGTAGTTGCCGCAGGTCTTGCTGACGAAGTTCTTGTTCAGGTAGCTTACGCAATTGGTGTTTCTAAACCTGTTTCTCTGAACATCAATACTTATGGCACTGCCAAAGTTGATATGGACGATATCCAAATAGCTGATAAAATCTCAGAGATTTTCGATATGAGACCAAAGGCTATAATTGAAAGGTTGGAACTTAAAAAGCCAATTTATTCTCCAACTGCTGCCTATGGTCATATGGGCAGAGAGTCTTATGATGAAGAAGTTGCTCTCAACTATGTAACCATCGAAGAAACTGATGAATTCTACAAAGAAACAAGGGCTAAGAAAGTAGAAAAGCTTTCTTTCTTCACTTGGGAGAAACTTGATTATGTTGATAAAGTGAAAGAAGCATTTGGTTTATAG